The following coding sequences are from one Bacillus mycoides window:
- a CDS encoding right-handed parallel beta-helix repeat-containing protein, which produces MDYLIELNQWGIKEGLPTKPYVDADYIQADKNIQGINNALQYAASNNYSEVILPKGNYALCYPREIVMVSNLDFNLNGSTLKVIYDSNKKSPFDNRTTTDYYNFKGNSIVFSKVTNSNLFGGTIIGCRDDRSFYNPLEVAMENTYGTLFQKSSNYCSVKNCKVRDYMGDNISFSSNSIFDYGEFDQGLTLSALDYNTGQPITSTNTLTTKMLNIPQDLTPKITSFLIAGAGYARTTNLNSKDLDIFFYDNNNNFIGVMKKRRIYTDISIPVNAMKFRLQFYNENNVNKNLQYTIMFGGIPHHNTVEKCEVFNGHRGGITLGGNYNEVINNKIRDNGKGLVRFLDGKPIFNNPTRYSINMEDSYGASCTIKDNEIYGSYHGILVGCYDVLIEHNHIYNIDYLAINLYSLMHATIKDNFLYNCQNNIGLMTSNFSMAFVNIIDNSFTGGNMNLTNDSYRVSLSNNQYVNPDFVALGDNCIFDNNYIIFTENPTTTPWIKANKISKCTFKSVLTQREMTFKVKEYDSCRFENLRVRSENPNTQTVDVCEFTRSELLNCELRNHLFNGSPMNIRVTKSKLIDTTCEVGITNVDNQVPYTTLEDCAISINTKNNLFLSDTNRPYTTYVVEKCNVTINNPAFASLLASGAAAGVNELILKENGFVYTGTAPLNLKYYTNINHIRNFINSNNTFTNINLPAVN; this is translated from the coding sequence TTGGATTATTTAATTGAATTAAATCAGTGGGGCATAAAAGAAGGATTACCTACTAAACCCTATGTAGATGCAGATTATATACAAGCTGATAAGAATATCCAGGGGATAAACAATGCGCTACAATATGCAGCATCTAATAATTACTCTGAAGTTATTCTTCCAAAAGGCAATTACGCTCTATGTTATCCACGTGAGATTGTTATGGTTTCCAATTTAGATTTTAATTTAAATGGATCAACATTAAAAGTTATATACGATTCTAATAAAAAATCGCCATTTGACAATAGAACAACTACTGATTATTACAACTTCAAAGGGAATAGTATCGTATTTAGTAAAGTCACCAATTCTAATTTATTTGGTGGAACTATAATTGGATGTAGGGACGACAGAAGTTTCTATAATCCTTTAGAAGTAGCAATGGAGAATACGTATGGTACTCTCTTTCAAAAAAGTTCAAATTATTGTTCTGTGAAAAATTGTAAGGTTCGCGATTATATGGGCGATAATATTTCATTTAGCTCAAACTCGATATTTGACTATGGAGAGTTTGATCAAGGTCTTACTTTGAGTGCCTTAGATTACAATACTGGACAACCTATTACCTCTACGAATACACTCACAACAAAGATGTTAAATATACCTCAAGATTTAACACCAAAGATTACTTCCTTTCTTATAGCTGGAGCAGGATACGCTAGAACAACAAATTTAAATAGTAAAGACTTGGATATCTTCTTTTACGATAATAACAACAATTTCATAGGGGTTATGAAGAAAAGAAGAATCTATACAGATATTTCAATCCCAGTTAACGCAATGAAATTTAGACTTCAATTTTATAATGAAAACAATGTAAATAAGAATCTGCAATATACAATTATGTTTGGTGGTATTCCTCACCATAACACTGTTGAAAAATGCGAGGTTTTTAATGGGCATAGGGGTGGTATCACTTTAGGGGGGAATTACAACGAAGTTATAAATAATAAAATCCGCGATAATGGAAAAGGATTGGTTAGGTTTTTGGATGGAAAACCTATTTTCAACAATCCAACTCGTTATTCAATAAACATGGAAGATTCATACGGAGCAAGCTGTACCATAAAAGATAACGAAATTTACGGCAGTTATCACGGTATTTTAGTTGGTTGCTATGATGTCTTAATAGAACATAATCACATTTACAATATAGATTACCTAGCGATTAATCTTTATTCTTTAATGCATGCAACTATTAAAGATAATTTCTTATACAACTGTCAAAATAACATTGGACTCATGACTTCTAACTTTAGTATGGCGTTTGTGAATATTATAGACAACAGTTTCACAGGTGGTAATATGAATTTAACTAATGATTCGTATAGGGTTTCTTTATCTAACAATCAATACGTAAACCCTGATTTCGTTGCATTGGGAGATAATTGCATATTTGATAATAATTATATTATTTTTACAGAAAATCCGACTACCACACCATGGATAAAAGCAAACAAAATAAGCAAATGTACCTTTAAATCGGTTTTAACACAAAGAGAGATGACGTTTAAAGTTAAAGAATATGATAGCTGTAGATTCGAAAATTTACGAGTCAGATCAGAAAACCCTAATACTCAAACTGTAGACGTTTGTGAGTTCACAAGGTCAGAACTTCTTAATTGCGAGTTGAGAAATCATTTGTTTAATGGGAGTCCAATGAATATTAGAGTTACTAAATCAAAACTTATAGATACAACTTGCGAAGTTGGTATTACAAATGTGGATAATCAAGTACCATACACTACACTGGAAGACTGTGCTATCTCGATTAATACGAAAAATAATTTATTCTTATCTGATACAAATCGTCCATATACAACTTATGTAGTAGAGAAATGCAATGTTACTATTAATAATCCAGCATTCGCTTCTCTCTTAGCTTCAGGAGCAGCAGCGGGAGTAAACGAGTTAATTTTAAAAGAAAATGGATTTGTTTATACAGGAACAGCACCATTGAATTTAAAATATTACACAAATATAAATCATATTCGTAACTTCATCAATTCGAATAACACCTTTACAAATATCAATTTACCTGCTGTGAATTAA
- a CDS encoding IS6 family transposase yields MEKENLFKWKHYQPELILLTVRWYLRYNLSFRNLVEMMEERGLSIAHTTIMRWIHQYGPQLEEKVRHHLKSTNDSWRVDETYIQVKGQWMYLYRAVDSEGYTIDFYLSKSRDKQAAKRFFKKALAFSYVSKPRVITVDKNPAYPVAIQELKEEKHMPEGMQLRQANYLNNIVEQDHRFIKKRVRLMLGLKSFRTATSIISGIEAMHMVKKGQLILLDKSVQNQVKFIHQLFGIVA; encoded by the coding sequence ATGGAAAAAGAAAATTTATTTAAATGGAAGCATTATCAGCCTGAACTCATCTTATTAACAGTAAGGTGGTACCTACGGTACAATTTGAGCTTCCGTAACCTGGTGGAAATGATGGAGGAAAGAGGATTATCAATTGCTCACACAACAATTATGCGCTGGATTCATCAATATGGACCTCAATTAGAAGAGAAAGTACGACATCATCTTAAATCAACAAATGACTCGTGGAGAGTCGATGAAACCTATATTCAAGTAAAAGGTCAATGGATGTATTTATATCGTGCAGTTGATTCAGAGGGTTATACAATTGATTTTTATCTAAGTAAATCAAGAGATAAACAAGCAGCCAAGCGTTTTTTCAAGAAAGCCTTGGCTTTTTCGTATGTTTCTAAACCTCGCGTGATAACAGTAGATAAGAACCCTGCTTATCCTGTAGCGATTCAAGAGTTGAAAGAAGAGAAACATATGCCTGAAGGCATGCAACTAAGGCAAGCTAACTATCTCAATAATATAGTGGAACAAGATCATCGATTTATTAAAAAGCGAGTTCGTTTGATGTTAGGATTGAAATCCTTCCGCACAGCTACATCCATTATTTCTGGAATAGAAGCTATGCATATGGTAAAAAAAGGGCAACTTATTTTACTGGACAAGTCTGTCCAAAATCAAGTGAAGTTCATCCATCAACTATTTGGAATTGTTGCTTAA
- a CDS encoding glycoside hydrolase, which produces MNKKMNKLVIPILMSSMCLTLPSLSYAQQKDFTTKGQSVVSQYKNFTFDVNPETGEIFVEKDGVRESASLPLSKKKITNLIKKDDCISWSYPDDQIDVKIEKKESYLNIKLKSTKSEGANEFTWPKVSADSYTLPLWEGKNIPSNDPNWKEYLKDQEMSFIESFSMRFFALNKSNYSIMYIAEKMYNDNIHFTADSDIQFSFTHQYPSINKNKEYGFRLYLTDKNPVSMANIYKNYIKEQGEFKTLEEKAKTNPNIKKLYGAPHIYFWDHSGISVENIKWDKFTQKMDEPFTNWMAQLLQENTEDGSKDFETVMQDIKNQKAIDKSQQKVIVNAINQVLILEQLYNKDIFSNPDTGMDELLKKGIQNLSEQELYTLNKGLIKSKLTEAVDEVSRWEQKETTDVLVDMKKSNVKKAWIGLPNWANGLMNPKMVEEANRMGYLIGPYDSYHSIHEVGSREWNTASFKDKTLYENATISNEKGEKVGGFLGKGRKLNPTLSLPSVQERVGDILQNNIPFNSWFVDCDATGEIYDDYSPNHITTQEQDVKARLQRMKYISEEKHMVVGSEGGNDFASNIIAFAHGIETPGIWPDSDMRDKKNPYYVGGYKSTSPDGAIPELNGKTIPIKPIYKNIYNNPVYSIPLYKLVYNDSIITTHQWSWGSFRIKDEIGNRMLSEMLYNVPPLYHIDKNEWEKSKSIITSYLKVWSPFHEKAVTKPMTNFEVLSEDRQVQSTTFGNDMKVIVNFSNQDFTYDNENIKAKTAIVYDGKKKSILEVPKY; this is translated from the coding sequence ATGAATAAAAAAATGAACAAGCTAGTCATTCCAATTTTGATGAGTTCAATGTGTCTTACATTACCATCCCTGAGTTATGCGCAACAAAAGGATTTTACAACAAAGGGACAAAGCGTGGTTTCTCAATACAAAAATTTCACTTTTGATGTGAATCCTGAAACGGGTGAAATTTTTGTGGAAAAAGATGGTGTAAGAGAAAGTGCTTCCTTACCACTATCGAAGAAAAAAATAACAAATCTAATAAAAAAAGATGATTGTATATCATGGAGTTATCCAGATGACCAAATAGATGTGAAGATTGAAAAGAAAGAGTCTTATTTAAATATTAAGTTAAAATCTACTAAGTCTGAAGGAGCTAATGAATTTACATGGCCTAAAGTAAGTGCGGACAGCTATACGTTACCATTATGGGAAGGAAAAAATATACCTAGCAATGATCCAAACTGGAAAGAATATTTAAAAGATCAAGAGATGTCATTCATAGAAAGTTTTTCTATGAGATTCTTTGCATTGAATAAATCTAATTATTCCATTATGTATATAGCTGAAAAAATGTATAACGATAATATTCATTTCACTGCTGATTCCGATATACAGTTTAGTTTTACACATCAATATCCTTCTATTAATAAGAATAAAGAATATGGATTCAGATTGTATCTAACTGATAAAAACCCTGTCTCGATGGCAAATATTTATAAAAATTATATAAAAGAACAGGGAGAATTTAAGACACTAGAAGAAAAAGCAAAAACAAATCCGAACATTAAAAAATTATATGGTGCTCCTCATATTTATTTTTGGGACCACAGTGGGATTTCAGTAGAAAATATCAAGTGGGATAAATTCACACAAAAAATGGATGAGCCATTTACAAATTGGATGGCACAGTTGTTACAAGAAAATACGGAAGATGGCTCAAAAGATTTTGAAACTGTTATGCAAGATATAAAGAATCAAAAAGCTATCGATAAAAGCCAGCAAAAAGTAATAGTTAATGCGATAAATCAGGTATTAATATTAGAACAACTTTATAATAAAGATATTTTCAGTAATCCAGATACTGGAATGGATGAATTGTTGAAAAAAGGAATCCAAAACTTAAGTGAACAAGAATTATATACACTGAACAAAGGATTAATTAAGAGTAAGTTAACAGAGGCAGTGGATGAAGTAAGTAGATGGGAACAGAAAGAAACAACAGATGTTTTAGTTGATATGAAGAAATCGAATGTTAAAAAAGCATGGATAGGTTTACCTAATTGGGCTAATGGATTAATGAATCCCAAAATGGTAGAAGAAGCAAATAGAATGGGGTATTTAATCGGTCCTTATGATTCATACCACTCGATTCATGAAGTGGGAAGTAGAGAGTGGAATACAGCTTCTTTTAAAGATAAAACTTTATATGAAAACGCTACAATATCGAATGAAAAAGGAGAAAAAGTAGGAGGATTCTTAGGAAAAGGAAGAAAGTTAAATCCAACTTTATCCTTACCTAGTGTGCAAGAACGTGTAGGTGATATTTTACAAAATAATATACCGTTTAATTCTTGGTTTGTCGATTGTGATGCTACAGGTGAAATTTATGATGATTATTCTCCAAATCACATTACTACTCAGGAGCAAGATGTAAAAGCAAGACTGCAAAGAATGAAATATATTAGCGAAGAAAAACATATGGTAGTCGGATCAGAAGGTGGGAATGACTTTGCTAGTAATATAATTGCCTTTGCGCATGGAATAGAAACGCCTGGGATTTGGCCCGACTCTGATATGAGAGATAAAAAGAACCCATATTATGTAGGCGGATATAAATCCACTTCACCAGATGGTGCTATTCCAGAACTGAATGGAAAAACCATACCTATTAAGCCTATTTATAAAAATATTTATAATAATCCTGTATATTCAATTCCGTTATATAAACTTGTATATAATGATTCAATTATTACGACTCACCAATGGTCATGGGGAAGTTTTAGAATTAAGGATGAGATAGGAAATAGAATGTTATCTGAAATGTTGTATAATGTACCACCTTTATATCATATTGATAAAAATGAATGGGAGAAAAGTAAATCCATCATTACCTCTTATTTGAAAGTATGGTCTCCATTTCATGAGAAAGCCGTAACAAAACCAATGACTAATTTTGAAGTATTGTCTGAAGATCGGCAAGTTCAAAGTACGACATTTGGAAATGACATGAAAGTGATTGTGAATTTCTCAAACCAAGATTTCACATATGACAATGAGAATATAAAAGCAAAAACAGCTATAGTATATGATGGGAAGAAAAAGAGTATATTAGAAGTTCCAAAGTACTAA
- a CDS encoding S-layer homology domain-containing protein produces MNIKFNKKVVALTAGLTVLSSPLASFAEEQQLVNNKQPTSVQEQDKTGQLQASDEQALKSIEASFEGVDGRGGGTIDNKKADSLQRSEGIHEETGTLTVPSNSNRTKRSLSPASPSISSTINGVPFTEWIVPAGNDNIRPQNYMSPKYITIHETDNTSVGAGAKNHAQYLYNQAVGNTNRVASWHFTVDDKEIYQHLPLNENGWHAGDGDGPGNRQSIAIEIAVNRDGNYSKAVDNAKKLVAYLMKETGVPLNNIVKHQRWSGKNCPANMINNGQWDSFVNGVKGNYNNLSQPTDDITGGWYESAIRELNRRGIMVGEGNGIFAPNRAVTRAEFAQLISKSLNLPAGDASFKDLNDANPTLRDGIKRTASAGIIAGRGDGSFDPNTPITREESAIIVNRALQYKGLWGPVANLPFVDKEQINYKEDVQRLYGLGIVKGKEDNQYDPKGTTTRGETASFILNMLLVIETGSVQNVIGTAEINGIGVNIRSGAGSNYSIVRKASKGEKVTVYEEKNGWLRMGTGQWVYYDSSYINYNR; encoded by the coding sequence ATGAATATTAAATTTAACAAAAAAGTAGTAGCATTAACAGCAGGCTTAACGGTATTATCTTCACCATTGGCATCATTTGCAGAGGAACAACAATTAGTAAACAATAAGCAACCTACAAGCGTTCAGGAACAAGATAAAACAGGCCAACTTCAAGCATCAGATGAACAGGCTTTAAAAAGTATTGAAGCTAGTTTTGAAGGGGTAGACGGACGTGGTGGAGGTACTATCGATAATAAGAAAGCAGACAGTCTTCAACGTTCAGAAGGTATTCATGAAGAAACGGGTACATTAACTGTTCCAAGCAATTCGAACAGAACAAAACGTAGTCTATCTCCTGCATCACCTAGCATCTCTAGTACAATAAACGGTGTTCCATTCACTGAATGGATTGTTCCAGCAGGTAACGATAATATTCGTCCTCAAAACTACATGAGTCCAAAGTACATTACAATTCATGAGACTGATAATACAAGTGTAGGAGCAGGTGCTAAAAACCATGCTCAATACCTATATAACCAAGCAGTAGGGAACACAAACCGAGTTGCATCATGGCATTTTACAGTAGATGATAAAGAGATTTATCAACACTTACCATTAAACGAAAACGGGTGGCACGCAGGAGATGGTGATGGTCCAGGTAATAGACAATCTATTGCAATTGAAATCGCAGTTAACAGAGACGGTAACTACAGTAAAGCAGTAGATAATGCTAAGAAACTTGTAGCTTATTTAATGAAAGAAACTGGTGTACCGTTAAATAATATCGTAAAACACCAAAGATGGAGTGGTAAAAACTGTCCTGCTAACATGATTAACAATGGACAATGGGATTCATTCGTAAATGGTGTTAAGGGGAATTATAATAACCTTTCTCAACCAACAGACGATATTACAGGGGGGTGGTATGAGTCAGCTATTCGAGAATTAAATAGAAGGGGTATTATGGTAGGGGAAGGAAACGGAATTTTCGCACCTAACAGAGCAGTAACAAGAGCCGAATTTGCCCAATTAATCTCTAAGTCTCTAAACTTGCCAGCCGGAGATGCATCATTTAAAGACTTAAATGATGCAAACCCAACTCTACGAGATGGTATTAAACGAACTGCAAGTGCAGGTATCATTGCAGGTAGAGGAGACGGTTCTTTTGACCCAAACACACCTATTACAAGAGAAGAATCAGCAATCATTGTAAACAGGGCTTTACAGTATAAAGGTCTATGGGGGCCAGTTGCAAACTTACCATTCGTAGATAAGGAACAAATTAACTATAAAGAAGACGTACAAAGATTGTATGGCTTAGGTATTGTAAAAGGTAAAGAAGACAATCAATACGATCCTAAAGGAACAACAACCCGTGGTGAAACAGCATCGTTCATTCTAAACATGCTTCTAGTAATTGAAACTGGTAGTGTTCAAAATGTAATTGGAACGGCTGAAATCAATGGTATTGGAGTAAATATTCGAAGTGGAGCAGGTTCAAACTACTCTATTGTTAGAAAGGCAAGTAAAGGCGAAAAAGTTACAGTATATGAAGAAAAGAACGGTTGGTTAAGAATGGGAACAGGTCAGTGGGTTTATTATGACTCTAGTTATATCAACTATAACAGATGA
- a CDS encoding Holliday junction resolvase RecU — protein sequence MGQGNRGMAFEKLINLSNEMYQRGRVALINKRPTPVKVLKMVYGRVKDGYYESKSTVDYDGVYKGRAIAFEAKSTNEINRFDLKNIARHQLDYLEKAEKMGAICFFLIGFSKDKSVFLVPLSVIQAYVRMSQQPKGKKSIPRADFDIYGYLADQTERAPVDYLQYIDEQGFTPVIDSMIQFDQDHKKVANDIEAAKEKMNNKKRKLLKA from the coding sequence ATGGGACAAGGTAACCGTGGAATGGCTTTTGAAAAGCTTATCAATCTATCGAATGAAATGTATCAAAGAGGGAGAGTGGCGCTTATAAACAAGCGTCCGACTCCTGTAAAGGTATTAAAGATGGTTTATGGCCGTGTGAAAGATGGTTATTACGAATCTAAAAGTACAGTAGACTATGACGGCGTGTATAAAGGACGAGCTATAGCGTTTGAGGCGAAGTCTACAAATGAGATAAATAGATTTGATTTAAAAAACATTGCGCGGCACCAATTGGATTATCTAGAGAAAGCAGAGAAGATGGGAGCGATTTGTTTCTTCCTTATTGGATTTAGCAAGGACAAGTCAGTATTTCTGGTACCACTATCAGTCATTCAAGCTTATGTAAGGATGTCGCAGCAGCCAAAAGGTAAGAAGTCGATACCGAGAGCAGACTTTGATATTTACGGGTACCTGGCAGATCAGACAGAAAGAGCGCCAGTTGATTACTTACAATACATTGATGAGCAAGGATTCACACCGGTAATAGATAGCATGATTCAATTTGATCAGGACCATAAAAAGGTAGCGAATGACATTGAAGCAGCGAAAGAGAAAATGAACAACAAGAAACGTAAATTATTAAAGGCTTAA
- a CDS encoding ArpU family phage packaging/lysis transcriptional regulator, translated as MERQLTLLPAIDDKKVQKEVVSVLKEYRALKMRFSNEVEQEGISLFPELRDSRNTSNWKVQQVEKALNNLLDEDERKIVERKFLTNERVKDSDVYHDLLLKKTYFYEKKQSAVKLIATALGII; from the coding sequence ATGGAGAGACAATTAACTTTATTACCAGCTATCGATGATAAGAAAGTACAAAAGGAAGTAGTGAGCGTATTAAAGGAATACAGAGCACTCAAGATGCGATTCAGTAATGAAGTGGAGCAGGAAGGAATCAGTTTATTCCCTGAGTTACGTGATTCAAGGAATACAAGTAACTGGAAGGTGCAGCAGGTAGAGAAGGCGCTTAACAACTTATTAGATGAAGACGAGCGCAAAATCGTTGAGCGTAAGTTTCTGACAAACGAGAGAGTAAAGGATTCAGACGTTTATCATGATCTACTACTCAAGAAGACATATTTCTATGAGAAGAAGCAGAGTGCGGTTAAATTGATTGCTACAGCATTAGGGATAATCTAA
- a CDS encoding IS6 family transposase, whose translation MEKQNLFKWKHYQPDVILLTVRWYLRYNLSFRDLVEMMEERGLSLAHTTIMRWVHQYGPELDKRVRRHLKSTNDSWRVDETYVKVKGQWMYLYRAVDSKGYTIDFHLSKTRDHRAAKRFFKKALQSFHVSKPRVITVDKNPAYPIAIEELKTEKKMPVGIQIRQVKYLNNIVEQDHRFIKKRVRSMLGLKSFRTAKSILSGIEAMHIIKKGPLILRDKSVKNEVKFIHQLFGMAA comes from the coding sequence ATGGAAAAGCAAAATCTATTCAAGTGGAAACATTATCAACCGGATGTTATTTTATTAACCGTGAGATGGTACCTACGGTACAACCTCAGTTTTCGTGATTTAGTCGAAATGATGGAAGAACGCGGGCTATCCCTGGCTCATACAACTATCATGCGATGGGTTCATCAATATGGTCCCGAATTAGATAAGCGAGTACGACGTCATCTTAAGTCAACCAATGATTCTTGGCGAGTCGATGAGACGTATGTGAAAGTCAAAGGTCAATGGATGTACCTATATCGTGCTGTTGATTCAAAAGGATATACAATTGATTTTCATTTAAGCAAAACAAGAGATCATAGGGCTGCAAAGCGTTTTTTCAAGAAAGCTTTGCAGTCTTTTCATGTTTCAAAGCCCCGTGTGATTACAGTGGACAAAAACCCGGCCTATCCTATAGCGATTGAAGAGTTGAAGACAGAGAAAAAGATGCCTGTGGGCATCCAAATAAGGCAGGTAAAATACCTTAATAACATTGTAGAGCAAGATCATCGTTTTATTAAAAAGAGAGTTCGTTCAATGCTAGGATTGAAATCTTTTCGTACAGCTAAATCTATTCTTTCAGGAATAGAAGCGATGCATATCATTAAAAAAGGCCCACTTATTTTACGGGACAAGTCTGTCAAAAATGAAGTGAAGTTTATTCATCAACTATTCGGAATGGCTGCATAA
- a CDS encoding S-layer homology domain-containing protein, which translates to MKKLSLLLTAFVMVLSLFIPNLASAKSFPDVQAGHWAIKEINYLSEKGIINGTPEGHFKPSDNVTRGQMALMLDLSLKLEKPSSYDHIFSDVTKGIYYYDSVHKLAHNNIVQREKNYFPDRSLSRAEMAVVLVKTFDLKPTGADVNFPDVPSTHWGYQYIKTLAQNNITAGFPDGTFGPDVKVTREQFAAFLARVLEPSFRPSLPKPQGNLEVHYIDVGQGDATFIKSPSGETILIDAGNNGKGKVVANYLKGLGFNTIDYMIATHPDADHVGGLDEVLYSINVKNVYAPKVSHTTQTYKDFLTAVANKGLTIKEAKTGVTLPINGLNSQFLAPVKEYGDDLNEWSAVLKVTHGSKSFLFTGDAETKSEKDMVAAHGSNLKSDVLKPGHHGSKTSSSQPFLDAVKPSIAVISAGAGNRYGHPTQETLAKLSAMSVKVYRTDLNGTVVVNSDGSNISVRTER; encoded by the coding sequence TTGAAGAAGTTAAGCTTATTACTAACAGCATTTGTAATGGTTTTATCATTGTTTATCCCTAATCTTGCAAGTGCTAAATCTTTCCCTGATGTCCAAGCTGGCCATTGGGCAATTAAAGAGATTAACTATTTATCAGAAAAAGGCATTATTAATGGTACTCCAGAAGGACATTTTAAGCCAAGTGACAATGTAACTCGCGGACAAATGGCATTAATGCTAGATTTATCGTTAAAATTAGAAAAACCATCTAGCTATGATCATATCTTTTCTGATGTAACCAAAGGTATCTATTACTATGATTCTGTACATAAGTTAGCACATAATAACATTGTACAACGTGAGAAAAACTACTTCCCTGACCGCTCATTATCTCGTGCAGAAATGGCAGTAGTTCTTGTTAAAACTTTTGATTTGAAGCCTACAGGTGCGGACGTAAATTTCCCTGATGTTCCATCTACTCATTGGGGTTACCAATATATCAAAACGCTAGCTCAAAACAATATTACTGCTGGATTCCCTGACGGTACATTTGGTCCAGACGTAAAAGTAACTCGTGAACAATTCGCTGCATTCTTGGCTCGTGTATTAGAACCAAGTTTCCGTCCGTCTCTTCCTAAGCCTCAGGGTAACTTAGAGGTTCATTATATTGATGTGGGACAAGGTGATGCTACATTTATTAAGTCACCAAGTGGAGAAACAATCCTCATTGACGCAGGTAACAATGGAAAAGGTAAAGTAGTGGCGAATTATCTAAAAGGATTGGGATTCAACACAATTGATTATATGATTGCTACTCATCCTGATGCCGATCATGTAGGCGGGTTAGATGAGGTCCTTTATTCTATAAATGTAAAAAATGTTTACGCTCCTAAAGTAAGTCATACGACACAAACGTATAAAGACTTTTTAACTGCAGTAGCTAACAAAGGATTAACAATTAAAGAAGCAAAAACTGGTGTGACTTTACCAATCAATGGTTTAAACTCACAATTCTTAGCTCCTGTTAAAGAATATGGTGACGACTTAAACGAATGGAGTGCTGTGTTAAAAGTAACGCATGGTAGCAAATCATTCTTATTTACCGGCGACGCTGAGACAAAAAGTGAAAAAGATATGGTTGCAGCGCATGGTTCTAACCTAAAATCTGATGTATTAAAACCTGGTCATCATGGAAGTAAGACTTCTTCTTCTCAACCATTTTTAGATGCAGTTAAGCCAAGCATTGCTGTAATCAGTGCCGGTGCAGGTAACCGATATGGACATCCAACACAAGAAACTTTAGCTAAGTTATCTGCAATGTCTGTTAAGGTCTATAGAACTGATTTAAATGGAACAGTAGTTGTTAACAGCGATGGTTCGAATATTTCTGTAAGAACGGAGAGATAA
- a CDS encoding DUF3006 domain-containing protein: protein MKRGIIDRFEGELAVIEINNSTIDVPKSKLPSTAKEGDVLIIEDDKYTIDKNGTDKKRREVQDLMDKLFE, encoded by the coding sequence ATGAAAAGAGGTATTATTGACCGTTTTGAAGGAGAACTAGCAGTTATTGAAATTAATAACTCCACAATTGATGTACCTAAATCGAAACTCCCTTCTACTGCAAAAGAAGGTGACGTTCTTATTATTGAGGATGATAAGTATACAATCGATAAGAACGGAACAGATAAAAAAAGACGTGAAGTCCAAGATTTAATGGATAAACTATTTGAATAG
- a CDS encoding AbrB/MazE/SpoVT family DNA-binding domain-containing protein encodes MKSTGVTRKIDELGRIVLPKELRRTLGIAEKDPIEIFVDGEMIILQKYKSYDACTITGDISEKNISLGNGQIVLSPEGAELLIKEIQQHLVK; translated from the coding sequence ATGAAATCAACAGGTGTTACACGTAAAATAGATGAATTAGGGCGTATTGTTCTTCCGAAAGAGTTAAGAAGAACATTAGGAATTGCAGAAAAAGATCCTATAGAAATATTTGTTGACGGTGAGATGATAATATTACAAAAATACAAGTCATATGATGCTTGTACAATAACTGGTGATATTTCAGAAAAGAATATTTCATTAGGTAATGGACAAATTGTTCTTAGTCCTGAAGGGGCTGAACTTTTAATTAAGGAGATTCAGCAACACTTAGTGAAATAA